In the genome of Kitasatospora cathayae, one region contains:
- a CDS encoding sigma-70 family RNA polymerase sigma factor — MSAEEQNDYGYGLDFGGLSGSTAEGSAAGPGGSGATQVPGPATGSGAATGSGAAAGSGAGHVPDQGGWPGRESLSASSTPLPPGRVPGQAPAGRGGVAPGAFVGAGRPAPPTVPAPADPVDGERPPSDAELTARVRAGDDTAYEEIYLRHVHSVRRYARTCCRDSFTAEDLAGEVFARTLQALKAGKGPEFAVRAYLLTAVRNVAAAWTRSERREQLVDDFGVFAQSSAAVVDFDLADPGADAWAMAMADQRMVMRAYAELPEDDRVVLWHTEVERESPKTVAVMLGKTANATAVQAHRARDRLAAGFLQAHVSGSQDSTCEAYANRLGAYARGSLRKRASAEVGRHLKECDRCTAACLELTEINTGLRALLPGGVLVWIGVGGFGAAAAAVGGAAAVGGAAAAGSAVAGSSGTAAGTAGASGSAGAAGASGAAGASGASGGSGGSAAGAVAGEGLGTAAKAGIATAVAVTAAAVAAYALTGSPEPKLPVAAPPAASAPASPAPVVPAPAPPAPMPSSAAPAPEQPAASPSASPSPKPAPKSTRAQAPAATRAPRREPTPEPTTVSTTASTTEAPVIPTPTPPTLPPVPTPEVPVIPTPTVPPVPTPTVTPPTPPAPSDFWGDTLPVVKPGHHRVPPEGPSIRQKGSDRFWQRDGGWIGGEYHPHAITVHAPATTLIDLNRSCTSFDAVAGVDDATLSPGAVVFTVQGGDGTTLWRSPALSAGDDAVPVHVPLTGRTSIRLVVTPVHGIWSALNLADWAQARFRCS, encoded by the coding sequence GTGAGCGCCGAGGAACAGAACGACTACGGGTACGGCCTCGACTTCGGGGGTCTCTCCGGTAGTACGGCCGAGGGATCCGCCGCAGGACCCGGTGGTAGCGGCGCCACCCAAGTCCCGGGCCCCGCCACCGGTTCGGGCGCTGCCACCGGTTCGGGTGCCGCGGCCGGTTCGGGTGCCGGGCACGTCCCGGACCAGGGCGGATGGCCCGGCCGCGAGTCGCTCTCCGCCTCCTCCACCCCGCTGCCGCCCGGTCGGGTGCCCGGCCAGGCCCCGGCGGGCCGGGGCGGCGTCGCCCCCGGGGCGTTCGTCGGCGCCGGCCGCCCGGCCCCCCCGACCGTACCCGCCCCCGCCGACCCGGTGGACGGCGAGCGCCCGCCCTCCGACGCCGAGTTGACCGCCCGGGTCCGGGCCGGCGACGACACCGCGTACGAGGAGATCTACCTCCGGCACGTCCACTCGGTGCGCCGCTACGCCCGCACCTGCTGCCGGGACAGCTTCACCGCAGAGGACCTCGCGGGCGAGGTCTTCGCCCGCACCCTGCAGGCGCTCAAGGCGGGCAAGGGACCGGAGTTCGCCGTCCGCGCCTACCTGCTGACCGCGGTGCGCAACGTCGCAGCCGCCTGGACCCGCAGCGAGCGGCGCGAACAACTCGTCGACGACTTCGGCGTGTTCGCCCAGAGCTCGGCCGCCGTGGTCGACTTCGACCTAGCCGACCCGGGCGCCGACGCCTGGGCGATGGCGATGGCCGACCAGCGGATGGTCATGCGGGCCTACGCCGAGCTGCCCGAGGACGACCGGGTGGTGCTCTGGCACACCGAGGTCGAGCGGGAGTCGCCGAAGACCGTCGCCGTGATGCTCGGCAAGACCGCCAACGCCACCGCCGTCCAGGCCCACCGGGCCCGCGACCGGCTGGCCGCCGGTTTCCTCCAGGCACACGTCTCCGGCAGCCAGGACAGCACCTGCGAGGCGTACGCCAACCGGCTCGGGGCGTACGCGCGCGGCTCGCTGCGCAAGCGGGCCTCGGCGGAGGTCGGACGCCACCTCAAGGAGTGCGACCGCTGCACGGCGGCCTGCCTCGAACTCACCGAGATCAACACCGGTCTGCGCGCGCTGCTGCCCGGCGGCGTGCTGGTCTGGATCGGGGTCGGCGGGTTCGGCGCCGCCGCGGCCGCGGTGGGCGGTGCCGCCGCGGTCGGCGGTGCGGCCGCGGCGGGATCGGCGGTGGCCGGGTCCTCGGGGACGGCCGCGGGGACGGCCGGTGCTTCGGGTTCGGCCGGTGCGGCGGGGGCCTCGGGTGCGGCGGGGGCTTCCGGCGCTTCGGGTGGTTCCGGCGGGAGCGCGGCCGGTGCGGTGGCCGGCGAGGGCCTGGGGACCGCCGCCAAGGCCGGGATCGCCACCGCCGTCGCGGTGACGGCCGCCGCGGTGGCCGCGTACGCGCTGACCGGCTCGCCCGAGCCGAAGCTCCCCGTGGCCGCTCCCCCGGCCGCCTCCGCCCCGGCCTCGCCCGCCCCCGTGGTGCCCGCGCCCGCTCCGCCGGCCCCGATGCCCAGCAGCGCCGCCCCGGCCCCCGAGCAGCCCGCGGCCAGCCCGAGCGCGAGCCCCAGTCCGAAGCCGGCCCCGAAGTCGACCCGGGCCCAGGCCCCGGCGGCCACCCGGGCCCCGCGGCGCGAGCCGACTCCGGAGCCGACCACCGTGTCGACCACCGCGTCGACCACCGAGGCACCGGTCATCCCGACCCCGACCCCGCCGACCCTCCCGCCGGTGCCGACGCCGGAGGTGCCGGTCATCCCGACGCCCACCGTCCCGCCGGTGCCGACGCCGACCGTCACCCCGCCGACCCCGCCCGCGCCCAGCGACTTCTGGGGCGACACGCTGCCCGTGGTCAAACCCGGCCACCACCGGGTGCCCCCGGAGGGCCCGAGCATCCGGCAGAAGGGCAGCGACAGGTTCTGGCAGCGCGACGGCGGCTGGATCGGCGGCGAGTACCACCCGCACGCCATCACCGTGCACGCGCCGGCCACCACGCTGATCGACCTCAACCGCAGCTGCACGTCCTTCGACGCGGTCGCCGGGGTGGACGACGCCACGCTCAGCCCCGGCGCGGTGGTCTTCACCGTCCAGGGCGGCGACGGCACCACCCTGTGGCGCTCCCCGGCCCTCAGCGCCGGGGACGACGCGGTGCCGGTGCACGTGCCGCTGACCGGGCGGACGTCGATCCGGCTGGTGGTCACGCCGGTGCACGGGATCTGGTCGGCGCTGAACCTCGCGGACTGGGCGCAGGCCCGGTTCAGGTGCTCGTAG
- a CDS encoding DsbA family oxidoreductase: MKVEIWSDIACPWCYIGKRRFEQALADFPGKEDVEVVYRPYQLVPDAPATASPHRAWLAERYGPQSVAMDARVAELGLAEGIRYDFDAALHANTFLGHRLLHLAETEYGAEAQGRLKEALLKAHFTDGVDVGDRAALADVAVAAGLDRERVTAYLAGDEGTAEVRAQLAEARELGISAVPTFVFEGKWAVQGGQEAETFRKVLEQVAAEIGERRPAPVPVAPAGEACADGSCAI, translated from the coding sequence ATGAAGGTCGAGATCTGGTCCGACATCGCCTGCCCCTGGTGCTACATCGGCAAGCGCCGCTTCGAGCAGGCCCTGGCGGACTTCCCGGGCAAGGAGGACGTCGAGGTCGTCTACCGCCCGTACCAGCTGGTCCCGGACGCGCCCGCGACGGCGAGCCCGCACCGAGCCTGGCTGGCCGAGCGCTACGGTCCGCAGTCGGTCGCGATGGACGCGCGGGTGGCCGAGCTGGGCCTCGCCGAGGGCATCAGGTACGACTTCGACGCCGCCCTGCACGCCAACACCTTCCTGGGCCACCGCCTGCTGCACCTCGCCGAGACCGAGTACGGTGCCGAGGCGCAGGGCCGGCTCAAGGAGGCGCTGCTGAAGGCGCACTTCACCGACGGCGTGGACGTCGGCGACCGCGCCGCGCTGGCCGACGTCGCCGTGGCGGCGGGCCTGGACCGCGAGCGGGTGACCGCCTACCTGGCGGGCGACGAGGGCACCGCCGAGGTCCGCGCCCAGCTGGCCGAGGCCCGTGAGCTGGGCATCAGCGCCGTGCCGACCTTCGTGTTCGAGGGCAAGTGGGCGGTCCAGGGCGGGCAGGAGGCCGAGACCTTCCGCAAGGTGCTGGAGCAGGTCGCCGCCGAGATCGGCGAGCGCCGCCCGGCGCCGGTGCCGGTCGCCCCGGCCGGGGAGGCCTGCGCGGACGGTTCCTGCGCCATCTGA
- a CDS encoding universal stress protein — MAGVSPGQEVPVVLSVLGRPPSGRPPGVLAACDGSDGSLWALDRAMTEAELFGLPLYVLAVVNPAPAGYPPGMAELVQESVETLVESMADGLRRAVAAVLRQRVRPYAGELSLHVVLGNVIEVLLEASTRQHTLVVGTRGNGGFARLLLGSVSSAAVHHAACPVLVVPAPAEG, encoded by the coding sequence GTGGCCGGTGTGAGCCCGGGGCAGGAGGTTCCCGTGGTGCTGTCGGTGCTCGGGCGGCCGCCGTCGGGGCGGCCGCCCGGGGTGCTGGCGGCGTGTGACGGCTCGGACGGGTCGCTGTGGGCGTTGGACCGGGCGATGACGGAGGCGGAGCTGTTCGGGCTGCCGCTGTACGTGCTGGCCGTGGTGAACCCGGCGCCGGCCGGTTACCCGCCGGGGATGGCGGAGCTGGTGCAGGAGAGCGTGGAGACGCTGGTCGAGAGCATGGCGGACGGACTGCGCCGGGCGGTGGCGGCCGTGCTGCGGCAGCGGGTCCGACCGTACGCGGGGGAGCTGTCGCTGCACGTGGTGCTGGGCAACGTGATCGAGGTGCTGCTGGAGGCGTCGACCCGGCAGCACACGCTCGTGGTGGGCACCCGGGGCAACGGGGGCTTCGCCCGGCTGCTGCTGGGTTCGGTGAGCTCGGCGGCGGTGCACCACGCGGCCTGCCCGGTCCTGGTGGTGCCGGCGCCCGCGGAGGGCTGA
- a CDS encoding asparagine synthase-related protein, whose product MRWLTGWSTGTPRAGAPAHEALATVAPIAARPLWTGPNPLWAVGDWRPEEIRLVTLRPGAPAAVSTGPTAPDPVEDTPATTRLAVLGHCGATDAELAAGLAAARGGAVRHLTAWPGSYTVVLRTGTRSTLLLTDLAGAQPVFHTPWAGGTAYATAALPLADLVGAALDTGHLAARLACPESPEALGTGTPYLGVQRVPPGHVLAIRGGRPYLDAYDEPPGAEQPRDEAPAIRELTRALLESVRSRVRTSTPAAGPAGRARLGVDLSYGTASATVALLAAAVPLPPVPPVVGTAPLAVGARNGAGSSAWGRSGAGIRSGAVKGSWVRETAQEPSASEQLAAVTLGETEPPTTLALTPDTPRLRHTVLAPGPDTLPYAVLRADPQSGPLTDEPGPELIAAARAQARFDAGGTDHLTGYGARQVLDGHPARLADLIRTGRPRELLPPVAALAGVDRAAAGVLAGALRTPLTVVRAAHRLSRVRYAEALDEAAAKLTARHVPDGAGTAGDRSAVDLAWCVPGPAARWLSDEALSSVALRLRLAARKPAPEEHPGAHRARHALHRQARSYRTLVHAAERPGQRLHAPFFDNQVVRAARLLPDDVRLQPGARHALLHAVLTGAGRTDLPPDWGRGPRPDRTAPTRAGLRLAADGLAELFDAPLLAEAGLIDLPAVRAGLAHSADPTTPLSPAALAGLADLVSTELWLRRLRARRHGACWTGLPHPHPPALTP is encoded by the coding sequence ATGCGGTGGCTGACGGGCTGGAGCACGGGCACGCCCCGGGCGGGTGCGCCGGCGCACGAAGCCCTCGCCACGGTCGCGCCGATCGCCGCGCGGCCCCTGTGGACCGGCCCCAACCCGCTCTGGGCCGTGGGCGACTGGCGGCCCGAGGAGATCCGCCTGGTCACCCTCCGCCCCGGCGCCCCCGCCGCCGTCAGCACCGGCCCGACCGCCCCCGACCCGGTCGAGGACACCCCCGCCACCACCCGGCTCGCCGTCCTCGGCCACTGCGGAGCCACCGACGCCGAACTCGCCGCCGGCCTCGCCGCCGCCCGCGGCGGCGCCGTCCGCCACCTGACCGCCTGGCCCGGCAGCTACACCGTGGTGCTGCGCACCGGCACCCGCTCCACCCTGCTGCTCACCGACCTCGCGGGCGCCCAGCCCGTCTTCCACACCCCCTGGGCCGGCGGCACCGCGTACGCCACCGCCGCCCTCCCGCTCGCCGACCTGGTCGGCGCCGCACTCGACACCGGCCACCTCGCCGCCCGGCTCGCCTGCCCCGAGTCCCCGGAGGCGCTCGGCACCGGCACGCCGTACCTGGGCGTCCAACGGGTGCCGCCCGGCCACGTGCTCGCCATCCGCGGCGGCCGCCCGTACCTCGACGCCTACGACGAGCCGCCCGGCGCCGAACAGCCGCGCGACGAGGCGCCCGCCATCCGTGAACTCACCCGCGCCCTGCTGGAATCCGTCCGCTCCCGGGTCCGCACCAGCACACCGGCCGCCGGCCCCGCCGGGCGCGCCCGGCTCGGCGTCGACCTCTCCTACGGCACCGCCTCCGCCACCGTCGCCCTGCTCGCCGCCGCCGTGCCGCTGCCACCGGTGCCCCCGGTCGTCGGGACCGCGCCGCTCGCGGTCGGCGCCAGGAACGGCGCCGGTAGCAGCGCCTGGGGCAGGAGCGGGGCCGGGATCAGGAGCGGCGCTGTCAAGGGATCCTGGGTCCGGGAAACCGCCCAGGAACCGTCCGCCTCCGAGCAGTTGGCCGCCGTCACGCTCGGCGAGACCGAGCCGCCCACCACCCTCGCGCTCACCCCCGACACCCCCAGGCTGCGGCACACCGTGCTCGCCCCTGGCCCGGACACCCTCCCGTACGCCGTACTGCGCGCCGACCCCCAGTCCGGACCGCTCACCGACGAACCGGGACCCGAACTCATCGCCGCCGCCCGCGCCCAGGCCCGCTTCGACGCCGGCGGCACCGACCACCTCACCGGCTACGGCGCCCGCCAGGTCCTGGACGGCCACCCGGCGCGGCTCGCCGACCTCATCCGGACCGGGCGGCCCCGCGAACTCCTGCCCCCGGTCGCGGCACTGGCGGGAGTCGACCGGGCGGCGGCGGGCGTACTCGCCGGCGCGCTGCGCACCCCGCTCACCGTGGTCCGGGCCGCCCACCGGCTCTCCCGGGTCCGCTACGCCGAGGCGCTGGACGAGGCGGCCGCCAAACTGACCGCCCGCCACGTCCCGGACGGCGCGGGCACGGCGGGCGACCGCTCGGCCGTCGACCTAGCCTGGTGCGTCCCCGGCCCGGCCGCCCGCTGGCTCTCCGACGAGGCGCTCTCCTCGGTGGCCCTCCGGCTGCGACTGGCGGCGCGCAAACCGGCGCCCGAGGAACACCCCGGCGCACACCGCGCCCGGCACGCCCTCCACCGCCAGGCGCGCTCCTACCGCACGCTCGTGCACGCCGCCGAACGACCCGGCCAGCGCCTGCACGCACCCTTCTTCGACAACCAGGTGGTCCGCGCCGCCCGGCTGCTCCCCGACGACGTCCGCCTCCAACCCGGCGCCCGGCACGCCCTCCTGCACGCCGTCCTCACCGGCGCTGGCCGCACCGACCTGCCCCCCGACTGGGGCCGCGGCCCCCGCCCCGACCGCACCGCCCCCACCCGGGCCGGCCTGCGCCTCGCCGCCGACGGCCTCGCCGAACTCTTCGACGCCCCCCTCCTCGCCGAAGCCGGCCTCATCGACCTCCCCGCGGTCCGCGCCGGCCTCGCCCACTCCGCCGACCCCACCACCCCCCTCTCCCCGGCCGCCCTCGCCGGCCTCGCCGACCTGGTCTCCACCGAACTCTGGCTCCGCCGCCTCCGCGCCCGCCGCCACGGCGCCTGCTGGACCGGCCTCCCCCACCCCCACCCCCCGGCCCTCACTCCCTGA
- a CDS encoding MFS transporter, whose translation MTVSPRGPNERLGTLLTLAQISNAGLARRVNDLGAQRGLTLRYDKTSVARWVSKGMVPQGPVPHLIATAIGGKLGRPVPLEEIGLGDTDPAPELGLAFPRDVADAVRSATDLFRVDLDLRRGPGGGRWSDSLAGTFSVAAYATPVSRWLINPADGSVAREAPRSPSENSSYRVGHSDAVKLREAAQEARRWDSKYGGGDWRSSMVPECLRVEAAPLLLASYSDAVGRALFGATAELTRLAGWMAFDTGQHEAAQRYYIQALRLARAAADVPLGGYVLASMSLQAGYRGFAEEAVDLAQAALERNRSLATARTMSFFHLVEARAQAKARNAAACATALGAAESALERARAGDPDPAWIDFYAYDRLAADAAECFRDLGVPSKVRQFTREALAKPTEGFVRSHGLRLVVSAMAEAEAGNLDAAVAAGERAVEVAGRISSQRSREYVVEMLRRLEPFQGERRVRELTERARAVIVAPA comes from the coding sequence ATGACCGTCAGCCCACGAGGACCGAACGAACGGCTCGGCACGCTCCTGACCCTCGCCCAGATCAGCAACGCCGGCCTGGCCCGCCGGGTCAACGACCTGGGCGCCCAGCGCGGGTTGACGCTGCGCTACGACAAGACCTCGGTCGCCCGCTGGGTCAGCAAGGGCATGGTCCCGCAGGGGCCCGTCCCGCACCTGATCGCCACCGCGATCGGCGGCAAGCTCGGCCGGCCCGTCCCGCTGGAGGAGATCGGCCTGGGCGACACCGACCCGGCGCCCGAACTCGGCCTGGCCTTCCCGCGCGACGTCGCCGACGCCGTGCGCTCCGCCACCGACCTGTTCCGGGTCGACCTCGACCTGCGCCGCGGCCCCGGTGGCGGCCGCTGGAGCGACAGCCTGGCCGGCACCTTCTCGGTCGCCGCGTACGCGACGCCCGTCTCCCGCTGGCTGATCAACCCGGCGGACGGCTCGGTGGCCCGCGAGGCGCCCCGCTCCCCCAGCGAGAACTCCTCGTACCGGGTCGGCCACTCGGACGCCGTCAAGCTCCGCGAGGCCGCCCAGGAGGCCCGCCGCTGGGACTCCAAGTACGGCGGCGGGGACTGGCGTTCGTCGATGGTGCCGGAGTGCCTGCGGGTGGAGGCGGCGCCGCTGCTGCTGGCCTCGTACAGCGACGCGGTCGGCCGGGCGCTGTTCGGCGCGACCGCCGAACTGACCAGGCTGGCCGGGTGGATGGCCTTCGACACCGGGCAGCACGAGGCCGCCCAGCGCTACTACATCCAGGCCCTGCGGCTCGCCCGGGCCGCCGCCGACGTACCGCTCGGCGGGTACGTGCTCGCCTCGATGAGCCTGCAGGCCGGCTACCGGGGCTTCGCCGAGGAGGCCGTCGACCTCGCCCAGGCCGCGCTGGAGCGCAACCGGAGCCTGGCCACCGCCCGGACCATGAGCTTCTTCCACCTGGTGGAGGCACGCGCCCAGGCCAAGGCCCGCAATGCGGCGGCGTGTGCGACGGCGCTCGGTGCGGCGGAGAGCGCACTCGAGCGAGCGCGCGCCGGGGATCCCGATCCGGCGTGGATCGACTTCTACGCCTACGACCGGCTGGCCGCCGACGCCGCCGAGTGCTTCCGCGACCTCGGAGTGCCCTCCAAGGTCCGCCAGTTCACCCGCGAGGCGCTGGCCAAGCCCACCGAGGGCTTCGTCCGCTCGCACGGCCTGCGGCTGGTGGTCTCGGCGATGGCCGAGGCCGAGGCGGGCAACCTGGACGCCGCGGTCGCCGCCGGCGAGCGCGCCGTCGAGGTGGCCGGCCGGATCTCCTCGCAGCGCAGCCGGGAGTACGTGGTGGAGATGCTGCGCCGACTGGAGCCGTTCCAGGGTGAACGCCGGGTACGGGAGTTGACGGAGCGGGCGCGGGCGGTGATCGTCGCTCCGGCGTGA
- a CDS encoding TROVE domain-containing protein translates to MSRFNVRKAKASPSSPVTTTGRHGLTHEGGTGYVRDRKSELFLLAVANMVGQDTFYERGGDRDDRFTALVRELAVAEPEWTLGLLRWLRYGAQMRTAALVGAAEFTRARLAAGAHGYSRQAVDAVLRRADEPGELLAYWTSRYGRALPKPLKRGVADAVRRLYDARSLLKYDTAGKGYRFGDVLELTHPTPDPDKPWQGPLFAYALDRRHRPEEAVPPATLPLLTANRELLALPVEQRRAAVTAEDGAQRLAAAGLTWEALAGWLQGPLDAAAWEAVIPSMGPMALVRNLRNFDRARVSDEVAAEVARRISDPGEVRRSRQFPFRYLAAHRHAPSLRWGHALETALGHSLANVPELPGRTLILVDRSGSMFDRPSAQTQLNRADSAAIFGTALKVRAAEADLVEFGSSSRVIEVGRGEAVLRVLERFSDLGGTNTAEAVRTRYRGHDRVVIVTDEQTGFGYRGSDPLAAVPAHVPVYTWNLAGYVLGHGPSGGGNRHTFGGLSDAAFRLIPLLEAGSDAGWPWEV, encoded by the coding sequence ATGTCCAGGTTCAACGTCCGCAAGGCCAAGGCGAGTCCGAGCTCGCCGGTGACCACGACCGGGCGGCACGGCCTCACCCACGAGGGCGGCACCGGTTACGTCCGGGACCGCAAGTCCGAGCTCTTCCTGCTGGCCGTGGCCAACATGGTCGGCCAGGACACCTTCTACGAGCGCGGCGGCGACCGCGACGACCGCTTCACCGCGCTGGTGCGCGAGCTCGCCGTCGCCGAGCCGGAGTGGACCCTCGGGCTGCTGCGCTGGCTGCGGTACGGGGCACAGATGCGCACCGCCGCGCTGGTCGGCGCCGCCGAGTTCACCCGCGCCCGACTGGCCGCGGGCGCCCACGGGTACTCCCGGCAGGCCGTCGACGCGGTGCTGCGGCGCGCCGACGAGCCCGGCGAGCTGCTCGCCTACTGGACCTCGCGCTACGGCCGGGCGCTGCCCAAACCGCTCAAGCGCGGCGTCGCGGACGCGGTGCGGCGGCTGTACGACGCCCGCTCGCTGCTCAAGTACGACACCGCGGGCAAGGGCTACCGCTTCGGCGACGTCCTGGAGCTGACCCACCCGACGCCGGACCCGGACAAGCCCTGGCAGGGCCCGCTGTTCGCGTACGCGCTGGACCGCCGACACCGGCCGGAGGAGGCCGTCCCGCCCGCGACCCTCCCGCTGCTGACCGCCAACCGCGAGCTGCTCGCGCTGCCGGTCGAGCAGCGCCGGGCGGCCGTGACCGCCGAGGACGGCGCGCAGCGGCTCGCCGCCGCCGGGCTGACCTGGGAGGCGCTGGCCGGCTGGCTGCAGGGCCCGCTGGACGCGGCCGCCTGGGAGGCGGTCATCCCCTCCATGGGCCCGATGGCGCTGGTCCGGAACCTGCGCAACTTCGACCGGGCCCGGGTGTCGGACGAGGTCGCGGCCGAGGTGGCCCGGCGGATCTCCGACCCGGGCGAGGTACGGCGCTCGCGCCAGTTCCCGTTCCGCTACCTGGCCGCCCACCGGCACGCGCCCTCGCTGCGGTGGGGGCACGCGCTGGAGACGGCGCTCGGCCACTCGCTCGCCAACGTGCCCGAACTGCCCGGCCGGACGCTGATCCTGGTCGACCGCTCCGGCTCGATGTTCGACCGGCCCAGCGCGCAGACCCAGCTCAACCGGGCGGACTCGGCGGCGATCTTCGGCACCGCGCTGAAGGTCCGGGCGGCCGAGGCGGACCTGGTCGAGTTCGGCAGCAGCAGCCGGGTGATCGAGGTCGGCCGCGGGGAGGCGGTGCTGCGGGTGCTGGAACGGTTCTCCGACCTCGGCGGCACCAACACCGCCGAAGCCGTCCGCACCCGCTACCGGGGCCACGACCGGGTGGTGATCGTCACCGACGAACAGACCGGCTTCGGCTACCGGGGCAGCGACCCGCTCGCCGCCGTCCCGGCCCACGTTCCCGTCTACACCTGGAACCTGGCGGGCTACGTCCTGGGCCACGGCCCCAGCGGCGGCGGCAACCGGCACACCTTCGGCGGCCTGAGCGACGCGGCCTTCCGGCTGATCCCCCTCCTGGAGGCGGGGTCCGACGCCGGCTGGCCCTGGGAGGTCTAG
- the lhgO gene encoding L-2-hydroxyglutarate oxidase — MADEFDVVVVGGGIVGLATAHALTRERAGTGLRVAVLEKENGFAAHQTGRNSGVIHSGVYYRPGSYKARFAVAGAAELVGFCREHGIPHEVTGKLIVATDDAELPRLAALAERGRANGIPVTELDRAGIARYEPEVAGRAGLHVATTGICDFPAVATTYARLARDAGAELRPGTEVRTLVRRRDRVTVGTADGELRCRVLVNCAGLHSDRIARLAGDDPGVRIVPFRGEYYELAEKRRELVRGLVYPVPDPAFPFLGVHLTRGIHGDVHVGPNAVPALAREGYDRRTVRPRDLAETLAFPGTWRILRRHWRYEVGELHRSLSKRAFTTAVQRLLPAVTAADLVPAAAGVRAQAVARDGSLLDDFAFAGFDPEDPRSPRRTVHVLNAPSPAATASLPIGREVARRALAALEAGG, encoded by the coding sequence GTGGCGGACGAGTTCGATGTCGTGGTGGTCGGCGGCGGGATCGTCGGGTTGGCCACGGCCCACGCCCTGACCCGGGAACGGGCCGGGACCGGCCTGCGGGTGGCGGTGCTGGAGAAGGAGAACGGCTTCGCGGCGCACCAGACCGGGCGCAACAGCGGGGTGATCCACAGCGGCGTGTACTACCGCCCCGGCTCGTACAAGGCCCGGTTCGCCGTCGCGGGCGCCGCCGAGCTGGTCGGGTTCTGCCGCGAGCACGGCATCCCGCACGAGGTCACCGGCAAGCTGATCGTGGCGACCGACGACGCCGAGCTGCCCCGGCTGGCGGCGCTGGCCGAGCGGGGGCGGGCGAACGGCATCCCGGTCACCGAGCTGGACCGGGCCGGGATCGCCCGCTACGAGCCGGAGGTCGCCGGGCGGGCCGGGCTGCACGTGGCCACGACCGGCATCTGCGACTTCCCGGCCGTCGCGACCACGTACGCCCGGCTGGCCCGGGACGCGGGCGCCGAGCTGCGGCCCGGTACCGAGGTGCGGACGCTCGTCCGGCGCCGGGACCGGGTGACGGTCGGCACCGCCGACGGGGAGCTGCGCTGCCGGGTGCTGGTGAACTGCGCCGGGCTGCACAGCGACCGGATCGCCCGGCTGGCCGGGGACGACCCGGGGGTGCGGATCGTGCCGTTCCGCGGTGAGTACTACGAACTGGCCGAGAAGCGCCGGGAGCTGGTGCGCGGACTGGTCTACCCGGTGCCCGATCCGGCCTTCCCCTTCCTCGGCGTGCACCTGACCCGGGGCATCCACGGGGACGTCCACGTCGGCCCGAACGCGGTGCCCGCCCTGGCCCGCGAGGGGTACGACCGGCGCACCGTCCGCCCGCGCGACCTGGCCGAGACCCTGGCCTTCCCCGGCACCTGGCGGATCCTCCGGCGGCACTGGCGGTACGAGGTGGGCGAGTTGCACCGTTCGCTGTCCAAGCGGGCGTTCACCACCGCCGTCCAACGGCTGCTGCCCGCCGTGACCGCCGCGGACCTGGTGCCGGCCGCCGCCGGGGTGCGGGCGCAGGCGGTGGCCCGGGACGGCTCGCTGCTGGACGACTTCGCCTTCGCGGGCTTCGACCCGGAGGACCCGCGCTCCCCGCGCCGCACGGTGCACGTGCTGAACGCCCCCTCCCCCGCCGCGACGGCCTCGCTGCCGATCGGCCGCGAGGTCGCCCGCCGGGCCCTGGCCGCCCTGGAGGCCGGCGGATGA
- the trmB gene encoding tRNA (guanosine(46)-N7)-methyltransferase TrmB yields the protein MTATAPIPQQSPSARLSAAPAAYPAPMYPHKATEEQHRERRIRSFQPRRGRMTNAQASALDRSWETYGVPIDGTPLDLRELFGGLPVTLEIGFGMGETTAAMAAADPSMGILAADVHTPGHGNLLGMLERDGSQNVRLAAGDAVILLRDMLPDASLAGLRVYFADPWPKPKHHKRRLVQASFLDLVLPRLAPGALVHCATDWEPYAEQMLDVLSASPELENLHPEGDGTGWLEPADHPDGSIPGYAPRPDWRPVTKFERAGIAKGHVVHDLLFRRR from the coding sequence GTGACTGCCACCGCCCCGATCCCCCAGCAATCGCCGTCCGCCCGGCTGTCCGCGGCGCCGGCCGCCTACCCCGCGCCGATGTACCCGCACAAGGCCACCGAGGAACAGCACCGGGAGCGGCGCATCCGCAGCTTCCAGCCGCGCCGGGGCCGGATGACCAACGCCCAGGCGAGCGCCCTGGACCGGAGCTGGGAGACGTACGGCGTCCCGATCGACGGCACCCCGCTCGACCTGCGGGAGCTGTTCGGCGGCCTGCCGGTCACCCTGGAGATCGGCTTCGGCATGGGCGAGACCACGGCCGCGATGGCCGCCGCCGACCCGTCGATGGGCATCCTCGCCGCCGACGTGCACACCCCCGGCCACGGCAACCTGCTCGGCATGCTGGAGCGGGACGGTTCGCAGAACGTCCGGCTGGCCGCCGGCGACGCCGTCATCCTGCTGCGCGACATGCTGCCGGACGCCTCGCTGGCCGGTCTGCGGGTCTACTTCGCCGATCCGTGGCCGAAGCCCAAGCACCACAAGCGCCGACTGGTCCAGGCGTCCTTCCTCGATCTCGTGCTGCCCCGGCTCGCCCCGGGCGCCCTGGTGCACTGCGCGACCGACTGGGAGCCGTACGCGGAGCAGATGCTGGACGTGCTGTCCGCCTCGCCGGAGCTGGAGAACCTGCACCCCGAGGGTGACGGGACCGGCTGGCTGGAGCCCGCGGACCACCCGGACGGCAGCATCCCCGGCTACGCGCCCCGGCCGGACTGGCGGCCGGTCACCAAGTTCGAGCGGGCCGGGATCGCCAAGGGCCACGTGGTGCACGACCTGCTGTTCCGCCGCCGCTGA